The Fundidesulfovibrio putealis DSM 16056 genome includes a window with the following:
- a CDS encoding FlgO family outer membrane protein — MKRFAWLLLFVATACAPYANGEMASLFHEVGGAMPWGGNKPDTNEYYPQYARIMADELDTQLAGRLGFDHTTTRGLQWLVVTTPTDLNNMGQAAPLARAMAEQLGSAMTGKGYYVQEIRKTSEVIFDKSQGEFMLSRDVRALATKRFQGTLIMAGTYVATPQGVRFNVEVMDARNNDVLAKTSSVMPMSLPVAYLMESSSGGRGTIRPTVATVPGVPDPGPTYLPAGDWRTSRQKIPNFLLP; from the coding sequence ATGAAACGATTCGCATGGCTGCTGCTTTTTGTCGCCACGGCCTGCGCCCCTTATGCCAACGGCGAGATGGCCTCGCTTTTCCACGAGGTGGGGGGGGCCATGCCCTGGGGCGGCAACAAGCCAGACACCAATGAATATTACCCCCAGTACGCGCGCATCATGGCCGACGAACTGGACACGCAGCTGGCCGGACGCCTGGGGTTCGACCACACCACCACGCGCGGCCTGCAATGGTTGGTAGTCACCACGCCGACCGACCTCAACAACATGGGGCAGGCCGCCCCCCTGGCCAGGGCCATGGCCGAGCAACTCGGTTCGGCCATGACGGGCAAAGGATACTACGTCCAGGAGATCAGGAAGACCTCCGAGGTGATATTCGACAAGTCCCAGGGGGAATTCATGCTGAGCCGCGACGTGCGCGCGCTGGCCACGAAACGCTTCCAGGGGACCCTGATCATGGCCGGGACCTACGTGGCCACGCCCCAGGGAGTTCGTTTCAACGTGGAGGTCATGGACGCCCGCAACAACGACGTGCTGGCCAAGACCAGCAGCGTGATGCCCATGAGCCTGCCCGTGGCCTATCTAATGGAATCGTCCTCGGGCGGCAGGGGAACCATCCGCCCCACCGTGGCCACCGTCCCAGGCGTCCCCGATCCTGGGCCGACATATCTTCCCGCTGGAGACTGGCGAACCAGCAGGCAGAAAATTCCCAACTTTCTGCTGCCGTAG
- a CDS encoding FlgO family outer membrane protein, with protein MRAFALTAALLCALALPAVASAQTIGPVDPGAQVDVSASKSTTINGVSGVRVRSTPGASQGYMVPDASGGYVYYAPGSPPAPQAPSRADAEEIRLYVRELASQITRGLDGDTPLTGVVSMPSAFVDQDNRSSSSFGRLVGEQMIYELNSRGFPVREARGAAPVRAKGRKAPADPLAVLAGSYYVDRENLFVNARLVEASGRVLRTGSVLIPMTPTLRRMLGMPDYNGLRPTPPTMIGARDVNDPPGSGARTPTPYTPSVKKKYTAKPSAKPKAKAPCPPGCEPVDTAAKTPAKPAAPPQQ; from the coding sequence ATGCGCGCGTTTGCCCTCACCGCCGCGCTGCTGTGCGCCCTGGCGTTGCCCGCCGTGGCCTCGGCGCAGACCATCGGTCCGGTGGACCCCGGCGCGCAGGTGGACGTCTCCGCCTCGAAAAGCACCACAATAAATGGTGTTTCGGGAGTGCGCGTGCGCTCCACCCCTGGCGCTTCCCAAGGGTACATGGTGCCGGACGCCTCGGGTGGCTACGTCTATTACGCCCCGGGCAGCCCTCCCGCGCCCCAGGCCCCTTCGCGCGCTGACGCCGAGGAGATCCGCCTCTACGTGCGCGAGCTCGCCTCGCAGATCACCCGAGGGCTTGACGGAGACACTCCTCTGACGGGCGTCGTCAGCATGCCGTCGGCCTTCGTGGATCAGGACAACAGGTCCTCGTCCTCTTTCGGGCGCCTGGTGGGTGAGCAGATGATTTACGAATTGAACAGCCGTGGGTTCCCTGTGCGCGAGGCACGCGGAGCCGCACCGGTTCGCGCCAAGGGCAGGAAGGCCCCTGCCGATCCCCTGGCCGTGCTGGCCGGGTCGTACTATGTGGACCGCGAGAACCTGTTCGTCAACGCGCGGCTGGTGGAAGCATCCGGGCGGGTGCTGCGCACCGGATCGGTGCTCATCCCCATGACCCCGACCCTGCGGCGCATGCTGGGCATGCCGGACTACAACGGCCTGCGCCCCACTCCGCCCACCATGATCGGCGCGCGCGACGTGAATGATCCTCCCGGCTCCGGAGCCAGGACGCCAACGCCCTATACGCCGTCCGTAAAGAAGAAATACACGGCCAAGCCGAGCGCAAAACCCAAGGCCAAGGCGCCCTGCCCGCCCGGGTGCGAGCCGGTGGACACCGCCGCCAAAACACCCGCCAAACCGGCAGCCCCGCCGCAGCAATAG